A genomic window from Motilibacter aurantiacus includes:
- a CDS encoding GNAT family N-acetyltransferase produces MNDAAIRPARSDDVPAILGLIRELADYERALDEVLATEEQITEALFGESPRVHAHVAEHEGAVAGFALWFLNFSTWQGRHGIYLEDLYVRPELRGQGYGKALLSTLAALCVERGYARLEWSCLDWNEPARGFYRSMGAEPMEEWTVHRLSGDALAAAGKA; encoded by the coding sequence ATGAACGACGCCGCGATCCGCCCCGCCCGCTCCGACGACGTGCCCGCCATCCTGGGCCTGATCCGGGAGCTCGCGGACTACGAGCGCGCGTTGGACGAAGTGCTGGCCACCGAAGAGCAGATCACTGAAGCCCTGTTTGGCGAATCGCCTCGCGTCCACGCGCACGTCGCCGAGCACGAGGGCGCGGTCGCAGGCTTCGCCCTCTGGTTCCTCAACTTCTCGACGTGGCAGGGCCGTCACGGCATCTATCTCGAGGACCTGTACGTCCGCCCCGAGCTGCGCGGGCAGGGCTACGGCAAGGCGCTGCTCAGCACGCTCGCCGCGCTGTGCGTCGAGCGCGGCTACGCCCGGCTCGAGTGGTCGTGCCTGGACTGGAACGAGCCGGCCCGCGGCTTCTACCGCTCGATGGGCGCCGAGCCCATGGAGGAGTGGACCGTGCACCGGCTCAGCGGGGACGCACTGGCCGCCGCCGGCAAGGCCTGA
- the crcB gene encoding fluoride efflux transporter CrcB — translation MTALLVALGAAVGAPARFLVDRAVQRRLGTAFPWGTLLVNVAACLVLGALTSLAADGHAGSRVVALVGPGFCGALSTYSTFGYEALRLTEEGHAARALLYVVASVVAGLAAAVAGWGAGAAVG, via the coding sequence ATGACCGCGCTGCTCGTCGCGCTCGGCGCCGCGGTCGGCGCCCCGGCACGCTTCCTGGTCGACCGCGCGGTGCAGCGCCGGCTCGGCACGGCGTTCCCCTGGGGCACGCTGCTCGTGAACGTGGCCGCGTGCCTCGTCCTCGGGGCGCTGACCTCCCTGGCGGCCGACGGGCATGCCGGCTCGCGCGTCGTCGCGCTCGTCGGGCCCGGGTTCTGCGGCGCGCTGAGCACCTACAGCACGTTCGGCTACGAGGCGCTCCGGCTCACCGAGGAGGGACACGCCGCCCGCGCGCTGCTGTACGTCGTGGCGAGCGTCGTGGCGGGGCTCGCCGCGGCGGTGGCCGGCTGGGGCGCGGGGGCGGCGGTCGGCTGA
- the crcB gene encoding fluoride efflux transporter CrcB, with amino-acid sequence MPDDALPDPPPTGPGRAAPGGAGADRAVVAAVSAGGVLGAEARYGLGVLLAQPSGAVPWATLLANASGCLLIGALMAVLGRAAAPPRLARPFLGVGVLGGYTTFSAYAVDAHRLAEAGRPLAALGYVLGTLAAALSAVWLGTAAARRVLR; translated from the coding sequence GTGCCGGACGACGCCCTGCCCGATCCGCCGCCGACGGGCCCTGGCCGCGCCGCGCCCGGCGGGGCGGGCGCCGACCGGGCCGTCGTGGCGGCCGTGTCCGCGGGCGGTGTGCTGGGAGCCGAGGCCCGCTACGGCCTCGGCGTCCTGCTCGCACAGCCGTCGGGGGCCGTCCCCTGGGCCACCCTGCTGGCCAACGCCAGCGGTTGCCTGCTGATCGGAGCGCTCATGGCCGTGCTCGGGCGGGCCGCGGCCCCGCCACGGCTGGCCCGGCCGTTCCTCGGCGTCGGGGTGCTCGGCGGCTACACCACCTTCTCCGCGTACGCCGTCGACGCCCACCGGCTGGCCGAGGCCGGCCGGCCGCTCGCCGCTCTCGGCTACGTCCTCGGCACCCTGGCCGCTGCCCTGTCGGCCGTGTGGCTCGGCACCGCCGCGGCTCGGAGGGTTCTGCGATGA
- a CDS encoding ATP-binding protein has product MSTVSRPESPAGDIVEVTLPASSAYLSVLRTATAGLAARLDFTLDEIEDLRIAVDEACAMLLPQAAPDAELVCRFALEEDALEVTVRAPTTRGVQPERDTFSWTVLTALAGEVDAGIDEGLTVWISLHKRRGLPTGSGS; this is encoded by the coding sequence CTGTCAACGGTATCGAGGCCGGAGAGCCCAGCCGGCGACATCGTCGAGGTCACCCTGCCGGCGTCGAGCGCGTACCTCTCGGTGCTGCGCACCGCCACCGCCGGCCTCGCCGCGCGGCTCGACTTCACCCTCGACGAGATCGAGGACCTTCGGATCGCGGTCGACGAGGCCTGCGCGATGCTCCTCCCCCAGGCGGCGCCGGACGCCGAGCTGGTGTGCCGCTTCGCGCTCGAGGAGGACGCGCTCGAGGTGACGGTGCGCGCCCCCACGACGCGCGGCGTCCAGCCCGAGCGCGACACGTTCTCCTGGACCGTGCTCACCGCGCTCGCCGGCGAGGTGGACGCGGGGATCGACGAGGGCCTCACCGTCTGGATCTCGCTGCACAAGCGCCGCGGCCTGCCGACGGGCTCCGGGTCGTGA
- a CDS encoding RNA polymerase sigma factor SigF — protein sequence MSASRPVADRPGTAPGEELPAASEPAAVDAAAADAAAAPAELAEAAEPTVPAPTTSGSSGMGVDRERTRALFAKLTSLEEGSAERKRVRDALVEQHLPLVEHLARRFRNRGEPYDDLVQVATIGLIKSVDRFDPQRGVEFSTYATPTIVGEIKRHFRDKGWAVRVPRRLQELRLTLTQATSELSQRNGRAPTVAELATQLGITEEEVLEGLESANAYSTLSLDASDQGDEDSVAVVDTLGVDDEALEGVEYRESLKPMLEKLPPREQKILLLRFFRGMTQSEIAAEVGISQMHVSRLLARTLAQLREGLLTED from the coding sequence GTGAGCGCCTCCCGACCGGTCGCCGACCGTCCGGGCACCGCCCCGGGCGAGGAGCTCCCCGCCGCGAGTGAGCCGGCCGCCGTGGACGCGGCAGCAGCCGACGCCGCTGCTGCCCCGGCGGAGCTCGCCGAGGCGGCCGAGCCCACCGTCCCCGCTCCGACGACCTCCGGGTCCAGCGGCATGGGCGTGGACCGCGAGCGGACGCGGGCGCTGTTCGCCAAGCTCACCTCCCTGGAGGAGGGCAGCGCGGAGCGCAAGCGCGTGCGCGACGCCCTCGTCGAGCAGCACCTCCCGCTGGTCGAGCACCTCGCGCGCCGGTTCCGCAACCGCGGCGAGCCCTACGACGACCTCGTCCAGGTCGCGACCATCGGGCTCATCAAGTCGGTCGACCGCTTCGACCCCCAGCGCGGGGTCGAGTTCTCGACGTACGCCACCCCGACGATCGTGGGCGAGATCAAGCGGCATTTCCGCGACAAGGGCTGGGCCGTACGCGTCCCGCGCCGCCTGCAGGAGCTACGCCTGACCCTCACGCAGGCCACCAGCGAGCTGTCCCAGCGCAACGGCCGCGCCCCGACCGTCGCGGAGCTGGCCACCCAGCTGGGGATCACCGAGGAAGAGGTCCTCGAGGGCCTGGAGTCGGCCAACGCGTACAGCACGCTCTCGCTGGACGCCAGCGACCAGGGCGACGAGGACTCGGTGGCCGTCGTCGACACGCTCGGCGTGGACGACGAGGCGCTGGAGGGCGTGGAGTACCGCGAGTCGCTCAAGCCGATGCTGGAGAAGCTGCCGCCCCGCGAGCAGAAGATCCTCCTGCTCCGCTTCTTCCGCGGCATGACCCAGTCCGAGATCGCCGCCGAGGTGGGCATCTCGCAGATGCACGTCTCGCGGCTGCTCGCCCGCACGCTCGCGCAGCTGCGCGAGGGGCTGCTCACCGAGGACTGA
- a CDS encoding diacylglycerol/lipid kinase family protein — MRALLVANPAATTTTTRAREVIARALASDLKIDTVSTEGRGHAAELARQARADGVDVVVVLGGDGTVNEAVNGLLADGPIGAGPALAVVPGGSTNVFARALGLPGEPVEATGQLLEALREGRRRRVSLGRVDGRWFTFTAGIGLDAAVVERVEAARAAGTVSTPALYIRSAVRELSGRNGVPLTLEQPGRDPVEGLRLAVVANTRPWTYLGRRPIDPYPEAALDAGLAVFGLRSVRPLPVARTAAQLLSGRRPPHGRQVITVGNVSRVTLTAYSDVPLQVDGDYVGRSRRFVVESVLAALPVLT; from the coding sequence ATGCGCGCCCTGCTCGTCGCCAACCCCGCGGCCACGACGACCACCACCCGGGCTCGGGAGGTCATCGCGCGGGCGCTGGCGAGCGACCTGAAGATCGACACCGTCTCGACCGAGGGCCGCGGCCACGCCGCCGAGCTCGCTCGTCAGGCCCGGGCGGACGGGGTGGACGTGGTGGTCGTGCTCGGCGGGGACGGCACGGTCAACGAGGCGGTCAACGGCCTGCTGGCCGACGGCCCGATCGGGGCCGGCCCCGCGCTCGCGGTCGTCCCGGGCGGCAGCACCAACGTCTTCGCCCGAGCCCTGGGCCTGCCCGGCGAGCCCGTCGAGGCGACCGGGCAGCTGCTCGAGGCCCTGCGCGAGGGGCGGCGCCGGCGGGTGTCGCTCGGCCGGGTCGACGGGCGCTGGTTCACGTTCACGGCCGGCATCGGGCTGGACGCCGCGGTGGTCGAGCGGGTCGAGGCGGCGCGCGCGGCCGGGACCGTCTCGACGCCCGCGCTCTACATCCGCTCGGCGGTCCGCGAGCTGTCCGGCCGGAACGGCGTGCCGCTCACGCTCGAGCAGCCAGGCCGGGACCCGGTCGAGGGGCTGCGCCTGGCCGTCGTCGCCAACACGCGGCCCTGGACCTACCTCGGCCGGCGCCCGATCGACCCGTACCCGGAGGCGGCGCTCGATGCCGGGCTGGCCGTGTTCGGGCTGCGCAGTGTGCGCCCGCTGCCGGTGGCGCGGACCGCTGCGCAACTGCTGTCGGGAAGACGCCCGCCGCATGGTAGGCAAGTCATAACTGTGGGTAACGTGAGTCGCGTGACGCTCACCGCATACTCGGACGTACCTCTACAAGTCGACGGCGACTACGTCGGCCGGTCTCGACGCTTCGTGGTCGAGTCCGTGCTGGCGGCTCTGCCGGTGTTGACCTGA